One genomic window of Camelina sativa cultivar DH55 chromosome 5, Cs, whole genome shotgun sequence includes the following:
- the LOC104787163 gene encoding paired amphipathic helix protein Sin3-like 5 isoform X2: protein MKRVRDEVYVEARGPTLSSRGETNGRPLTIGGGGLTTGDALTYLKAVKDMFQDNKEKYETFLGVMKDFKAQRVDTNGVIGKVKDLFKGYDDLLLGFNTFLPKGFKITLQPEDESPKKPVDFQVAIEFVNKIKARFGGDDRAYKKFLDILNMYRKETKSLKEVYQEVTLLFQDHEDLLGEFVHFLPDFPGSASVNNPLFGRITVPHDRNSPFPAMHPKHLEKKIRLRSRHDEYTEHSDQREDGDENLVPYSAGNSLGRYLKVDDTEGIHDYENNGGLEKDPENDRTAAFGRDIGSQKNLLSTNHMAKAINELDLTDCAQCSPSYRRLPDDYPIQIPSYRNSLGEKVLNDHWVSVTSGSEDYSFKHMRKNQYEESLFRCEDDRFELDMLLESVAATIKRVEILLEKVNNNTISIVTPICIREHLSELNLRCIERLYGDFGLDLMDFLKKNSHVALPVILTRLKQKQEEWARCRSDFGKVWAEVYAKNHHKSLDHRSFYFKQQDSKNLSTKGLVAEIKDISERKHKEDLLRAIAVGTKPSFTPDVEYSYTDTQVHADLYQLIKYYCEEICATEQSDKVMTLWVTFLEPMFGVPSRSQTNETMKDVAMIEDNQEHHDACEAVRENTGDGSLATNLKPLVAPNTPKKENPKVQGSSFVQDSPVKTPEIIQQDKLHNGAAITNEDSQPSKLESPKHDLMMEGGENRTKVSDVSMGGQRVEREEGELSPTESFEQDNFEGYKENGLEPVQKLPDNEKSSEDREDKEGACGTEAEARSNALPEDDENKITQKLSEGDENASKTNVSASKFGGQVSSDEEQKVAMNCDQHDSVVESENEAGGMVNSNEGEDGSFLTFSERYLQPVKPLAKHVPGTLQASECDSRNDSRVFYGNDSFYVLFRLHQMLYERIQSAKIHSERKWKAPDSTSTDSYTRFMDALYNLLDGSSDNTKFEDECRAIIGAQSYVLFTLDKLVQKFVKHLHAVAADETDTKLLQLYAYENYRKPGRFFDIVYHENARALLHDQNIYRIKYSSEQTRLSIQLMNSGNDQPEVTAVTVEPGFANYLQNDFLSFVRDEEKPGLFLKRNKAKLSSPDEPSGLSRAMEGLRLINEVECKIACSSSKVKYEPNTADLLYRRKQKKATQNATGPDTVNKTSGSSEISRERRISRFHIFLNRRLVALP, encoded by the exons ATGAAGAGGGTTAGAGATGAGGTTTACGTTGAAGCACGAGGACCTACTCTTTCCTCTCGTGGAGAAAC AAATGGTAGGCCTTTAACGATTGGTGGTGGAGGGCTAACAACAGGTGATGCTTTGACATATCTCAAAGCTGTCAAGGACATGTTTCAAGACAATAAAGAGAAATATGAAACTTTCCTTGGAGTCATGAAGGACTTCAAAGCTCAGAG AGTTGACACTAATGGCGTCATAGGAAAAGTAAAAGATTTGTTCAAGGGCTATGACGACTTGCTTTTGGGTTTTAATACCTTCTTGCCAAAGGGGTTCAAAATAACTCTTCAGCCCGAGGATGAGAGTCCTAAGAAGCCAGTGGATTTCCAAGTAGCTATTGAATTTGTCAACAAGATTAAG GCGCGATTTGGGGGTGATGACCGTGCATATAAAAAATTCCTAGACATCTTGAACATGTATAGAAAGGAAACCAAGTCTCTCAAGGAGGTCTATCAAGAG GTTACTCTGTTATTCCAAGACCATGAAGATCTGCTTGGGGAGTTTGTTCATTTCTTACCGGATTTTCCAGGATCAGCTTCTGTTAATAACCCTCTTTTCGGAAGGATCACAGTACCGCATGATAGAAATTCTCCATTTCCTGCCATGCATCCAAAGCATCTTGAGAAg AAAATAAGATTACGGAGTAGGCATGATGAGTATACTGAACACTCTGATCAACGAGAAGATGGTGACGAGAACCTTGTGCCTTATTCTGCTGGTAATTCTCTGGGAA GATATCTGAAGGTAGATGACACCGAGGGGATTCATGATTATGAAAATAACGGGGGTCTTGAAAAAGATCCAGAAAATGATAGGACTGCAGCTTTTGGTAGAGACATCGGAAGTCAAAAAAATCTACTGTCTACCAATCATATGGCCAAGGCAATAAATGAACTGGACCTTACTGACTGCGCACAATGTTCACCAAGTTATCGTCGCCTGCCAGATGAT TATCCCATTCAAATTCCAAGCTACAGAAATTCACTTGGTGAAAAGGTACTTAATGATCATTGGGTATCTGTCACATCGGGGAGTGAGGATTACTCATTCAAACACATGCGCAAAAACCAGTATGAAGAAAGCTTGTTTCGATGTGAGGATGATAG GTTTGAGTTGGACATGTTATTAGAGTCTGTGGCTGCAACCATTAAGCGTGTGGAAATTCTTCTGGAAAAggtcaacaacaacacaatctCTATAGTGACACCAATTTGTATTAGAGAACACTTATCAG AGCTGAACCTAAGATGCATTGAGCGGTTGTACGGGGATTTTGGGCTTGATCTCATGGATTTTTTGAAGAAGAATTCTCATGTCGCCTTACCGGTGATACTAACTCGCTTGAAGCAGAAACAAGAAGAATGGGCTAGGTGTCGCTCTGATTTTGGGAAAGTATGGGCTGAAGTATATGCTAAGAACCATCACAAATCACTAGATCATCGTAGTTTCTATTTCAAGCAGCAGGACTCCAAAAATTTGAGCACAAAAG GTTTAGTGGCGGAAATTAAAGATATTAGTGAGAGAAAGCATAAAGAAGACCTGCTTCGTGCCATTGCTGTTGGAACTAAGCCCTCTTTCACCCCAGATGTGGAGTACAGTTATACTGATACACAAGTCCATGCTGACCTATATCAACTAATTAAGTATTACTGTGAAGAAATATGTGCTACTGAACAGTCGGATAAAGTCATGACGCTGTGGGTAACCTTTTTGGAGCCCATGTTTGGCGTTCCTTCTAGGTCTCAAACTAATGAGACAATGAAAGATGTTGCAATGATCGAAGACAACCAAGAGCACCATGATGCATGTGAGGCGGTGAGGGAAAACACCGGTGACGGTTCTCTAGCCACAAACCTTAAACCGTTAGTAGCTCCAAATACGCCTAAGAAAGAAAACCCAAAAGTACAAGGAAGCTCTTTTGTGCAAGATTCCCCAGTCAAGACACCAGAAATCATTCAGCAAGATAAACTGCATAATGGTGCAGCTATAACTAATGAG GATAGCCAGCCTTCCAAACTGGAGTCACCTAAACATGATTTGATGATGGAGGGTGGAGAGAATCGTACTAAGGTAAGTGATGTATCAATGGGAGGGCAGAGGGTTGAGCGAGAAGAGGGTGAATTATCTCCCACTGAAAGTTTCGAGCAAGACAATTTTGAGGGTTATAAAGAGAATGGTCTCGAGCCTGTGCAGAAACTGCCAGACAATGAAAAAAGTAGTGAAGACCGAGAAGACAAAGAGGGTGCATGTGGTACTGAAGCTGAAGCAAGGAGCAATGCCCTCcctgaagatgatgaaaacaaaattactcaGAAGTTATCAGAAGGGGATGAAAATGCCTCTAAAACTAATGTCTCAGCAAGCAAGTTTG GTGGCCAAGTTTCTTCCGATGAAGAGCAGAAAGTAGCTATGAACTGTGACCAGCATGATAGTGTGGTTGAGAGTGAAAATGAGGCTGGAGGGATGGTTAATTCCAACGAGGGTGAAGATGGGTCgtttttaacattttcagaACGGTATTTGCAACCCGTAAAGCCCCTTGCAAAGCATGTGCCTGGGACACTGCAAGCAAGCGAATGCGACTCCCGGAATGACTCTCGAGTTTTCTATGGGAATGACTCATTTTATGTGCTTTTTAGGCTTCATCAA ATGTTGTACGAGAGAATACAATCAGCAAAGATACATTCAGAGAGGAAATGGAAAGCTCCAGATAGCACATCTACTGATTCGTATACCAG GTTCATGGATGCCCTTTATAATTTACTTGACGGCTCTAGCGACAATACAAAGTTTGAAGATGAATGCCGTGCTATCATTGGAGCACAATCATATGTTCTCTTCACATTGGACAAGCTAGTTCAAAAGTTTGTTAAGCAT CTTCACGCAGTCGCAGCTGATGAGACAGACACTAAGCTTCTGCAACTATATGCATACGAGAACTACAGAAAACCAGGAAGATTCTTTGATATAGTGTACCATGAAAATGCTCGAGCCCTTCTCCATGATCAGAACATTTACAGGATCAAATAT TCATCTGAGCAAACCCGTCTCTCGATTCAACTTATGAACAGCGGGAATGATCAGCCTGAAGTTACAGCTGTAACAGTGGAACCAGGTTTTGCTAATTATCTGCAGAATGACTTTCTTTCGTTTGTCCGTGATGAAGAGAAACCTGGACTATTTCTGAAGAG GAACAAGGCGAAATTAAGCAGTCCGGATGAACCTTCAGGGTTGTCGCGTGCAATGGAAGGACTGAGACTTATTAACGAGGTTGAATGTAAGATTGCTTGCAGTTCTTCCAAG GTCAAGTATGAACCAAACACAGCAGATCTTTTGTATAGAAGAAAGCAGAAGAAAGCAACACAGAATGCAACTGGGCCTGACACCGTTAATAAAACTTCTGGTAGCAGTGAAAtctcgagagagagaagaatatcGCGTTTTCACATCTTTCTTAACCGTAGACTTGTCGCCTTGCCTTAA
- the LOC104787163 gene encoding paired amphipathic helix protein Sin3-like 5 isoform X3, which produces MKRVRDEVYVEARGPTLSSRGETNGRPLTIGGGGLTTGDALTYLKAVKDMFQDNKEKYETFLGVMKDFKAQRVDTNGVIGKVKDLFKGYDDLLLGFNTFLPKGFKITLQPEDESPKKPVDFQVAIEFVNKIKARFGGDDRAYKKFLDILNMYRKETKSLKEVYQEVTLLFQDHEDLLGEFVHFLPDFPGSASVNNPLFGRITVPHDRNSPFPAMHPKHLEKKIRLRSRHDEYTEHSDQREDGDENLVPYSAGYLKVDDTEGIHDYENNGGLEKDPENDRTAAFGRDIGSQKNLLSTNHMAKAINELDLTDCAQCSPSYRRLPDDYPIQIPSYRNSLGEKVLNDHWVSVTSGSEDYSFKHMRKNQYEESLFRCEDDRFELDMLLESVAATIKRVEILLEKVNNNTISIVTPICIREHLSELNLRCIERLYGDFGLDLMDFLKKNSHVALPVILTRLKQKQEEWARCRSDFGKVWAEVYAKNHHKSLDHRSFYFKQQDSKNLSTKGLVAEIKDISERKHKEDLLRAIAVGTKPSFTPDVEYSYTDTQVHADLYQLIKYYCEEICATEQSDKVMTLWVTFLEPMFGVPSRSQTNETMKDVAMIEDNQEHHDACEAVRENTGDGSLATNLKPLVAPNTPKKENPKVQGSSFVQDSPVKTPEIIQQDKLHNGAAITNEDSQPSKLESPKHDLMMEGGENRTKVSDVSMGGQRVEREEGELSPTESFEQDNFEGYKENGLEPVQKLPDNEKSSEDREDKEGACGTEAEARSNALPEDDENKITQKLSEGDENASKTNVSASKFGAQVSSDEEQKVAMNCDQHDSVVESENEAGGMVNSNEGEDGSFLTFSERYLQPVKPLAKHVPGTLQASECDSRNDSRVFYGNDSFYVLFRLHQMLYERIQSAKIHSERKWKAPDSTSTDSYTRFMDALYNLLDGSSDNTKFEDECRAIIGAQSYVLFTLDKLVQKFVKHLHAVAADETDTKLLQLYAYENYRKPGRFFDIVYHENARALLHDQNIYRIKYSSEQTRLSIQLMNSGNDQPEVTAVTVEPGFANYLQNDFLSFVRDEEKPGLFLKRNKAKLSSPDEPSGLSRAMEGLRLINEVECKIACSSSKVKYEPNTADLLYRRKQKKATQNATGPDTVNKTSGSSEISRERRISRFHIFLNRRLVALP; this is translated from the exons ATGAAGAGGGTTAGAGATGAGGTTTACGTTGAAGCACGAGGACCTACTCTTTCCTCTCGTGGAGAAAC AAATGGTAGGCCTTTAACGATTGGTGGTGGAGGGCTAACAACAGGTGATGCTTTGACATATCTCAAAGCTGTCAAGGACATGTTTCAAGACAATAAAGAGAAATATGAAACTTTCCTTGGAGTCATGAAGGACTTCAAAGCTCAGAG AGTTGACACTAATGGCGTCATAGGAAAAGTAAAAGATTTGTTCAAGGGCTATGACGACTTGCTTTTGGGTTTTAATACCTTCTTGCCAAAGGGGTTCAAAATAACTCTTCAGCCCGAGGATGAGAGTCCTAAGAAGCCAGTGGATTTCCAAGTAGCTATTGAATTTGTCAACAAGATTAAG GCGCGATTTGGGGGTGATGACCGTGCATATAAAAAATTCCTAGACATCTTGAACATGTATAGAAAGGAAACCAAGTCTCTCAAGGAGGTCTATCAAGAG GTTACTCTGTTATTCCAAGACCATGAAGATCTGCTTGGGGAGTTTGTTCATTTCTTACCGGATTTTCCAGGATCAGCTTCTGTTAATAACCCTCTTTTCGGAAGGATCACAGTACCGCATGATAGAAATTCTCCATTTCCTGCCATGCATCCAAAGCATCTTGAGAAg AAAATAAGATTACGGAGTAGGCATGATGAGTATACTGAACACTCTGATCAACGAGAAGATGGTGACGAGAACCTTGTGCCTTATTCTGCTG GATATCTGAAGGTAGATGACACCGAGGGGATTCATGATTATGAAAATAACGGGGGTCTTGAAAAAGATCCAGAAAATGATAGGACTGCAGCTTTTGGTAGAGACATCGGAAGTCAAAAAAATCTACTGTCTACCAATCATATGGCCAAGGCAATAAATGAACTGGACCTTACTGACTGCGCACAATGTTCACCAAGTTATCGTCGCCTGCCAGATGAT TATCCCATTCAAATTCCAAGCTACAGAAATTCACTTGGTGAAAAGGTACTTAATGATCATTGGGTATCTGTCACATCGGGGAGTGAGGATTACTCATTCAAACACATGCGCAAAAACCAGTATGAAGAAAGCTTGTTTCGATGTGAGGATGATAG GTTTGAGTTGGACATGTTATTAGAGTCTGTGGCTGCAACCATTAAGCGTGTGGAAATTCTTCTGGAAAAggtcaacaacaacacaatctCTATAGTGACACCAATTTGTATTAGAGAACACTTATCAG AGCTGAACCTAAGATGCATTGAGCGGTTGTACGGGGATTTTGGGCTTGATCTCATGGATTTTTTGAAGAAGAATTCTCATGTCGCCTTACCGGTGATACTAACTCGCTTGAAGCAGAAACAAGAAGAATGGGCTAGGTGTCGCTCTGATTTTGGGAAAGTATGGGCTGAAGTATATGCTAAGAACCATCACAAATCACTAGATCATCGTAGTTTCTATTTCAAGCAGCAGGACTCCAAAAATTTGAGCACAAAAG GTTTAGTGGCGGAAATTAAAGATATTAGTGAGAGAAAGCATAAAGAAGACCTGCTTCGTGCCATTGCTGTTGGAACTAAGCCCTCTTTCACCCCAGATGTGGAGTACAGTTATACTGATACACAAGTCCATGCTGACCTATATCAACTAATTAAGTATTACTGTGAAGAAATATGTGCTACTGAACAGTCGGATAAAGTCATGACGCTGTGGGTAACCTTTTTGGAGCCCATGTTTGGCGTTCCTTCTAGGTCTCAAACTAATGAGACAATGAAAGATGTTGCAATGATCGAAGACAACCAAGAGCACCATGATGCATGTGAGGCGGTGAGGGAAAACACCGGTGACGGTTCTCTAGCCACAAACCTTAAACCGTTAGTAGCTCCAAATACGCCTAAGAAAGAAAACCCAAAAGTACAAGGAAGCTCTTTTGTGCAAGATTCCCCAGTCAAGACACCAGAAATCATTCAGCAAGATAAACTGCATAATGGTGCAGCTATAACTAATGAG GATAGCCAGCCTTCCAAACTGGAGTCACCTAAACATGATTTGATGATGGAGGGTGGAGAGAATCGTACTAAGGTAAGTGATGTATCAATGGGAGGGCAGAGGGTTGAGCGAGAAGAGGGTGAATTATCTCCCACTGAAAGTTTCGAGCAAGACAATTTTGAGGGTTATAAAGAGAATGGTCTCGAGCCTGTGCAGAAACTGCCAGACAATGAAAAAAGTAGTGAAGACCGAGAAGACAAAGAGGGTGCATGTGGTACTGAAGCTGAAGCAAGGAGCAATGCCCTCcctgaagatgatgaaaacaaaattactcaGAAGTTATCAGAAGGGGATGAAAATGCCTCTAAAACTAATGTCTCAGCAAGCAAGTTTGGTGCCCAAG TTTCTTCCGATGAAGAGCAGAAAGTAGCTATGAACTGTGACCAGCATGATAGTGTGGTTGAGAGTGAAAATGAGGCTGGAGGGATGGTTAATTCCAACGAGGGTGAAGATGGGTCgtttttaacattttcagaACGGTATTTGCAACCCGTAAAGCCCCTTGCAAAGCATGTGCCTGGGACACTGCAAGCAAGCGAATGCGACTCCCGGAATGACTCTCGAGTTTTCTATGGGAATGACTCATTTTATGTGCTTTTTAGGCTTCATCAA ATGTTGTACGAGAGAATACAATCAGCAAAGATACATTCAGAGAGGAAATGGAAAGCTCCAGATAGCACATCTACTGATTCGTATACCAG GTTCATGGATGCCCTTTATAATTTACTTGACGGCTCTAGCGACAATACAAAGTTTGAAGATGAATGCCGTGCTATCATTGGAGCACAATCATATGTTCTCTTCACATTGGACAAGCTAGTTCAAAAGTTTGTTAAGCAT CTTCACGCAGTCGCAGCTGATGAGACAGACACTAAGCTTCTGCAACTATATGCATACGAGAACTACAGAAAACCAGGAAGATTCTTTGATATAGTGTACCATGAAAATGCTCGAGCCCTTCTCCATGATCAGAACATTTACAGGATCAAATAT TCATCTGAGCAAACCCGTCTCTCGATTCAACTTATGAACAGCGGGAATGATCAGCCTGAAGTTACAGCTGTAACAGTGGAACCAGGTTTTGCTAATTATCTGCAGAATGACTTTCTTTCGTTTGTCCGTGATGAAGAGAAACCTGGACTATTTCTGAAGAG GAACAAGGCGAAATTAAGCAGTCCGGATGAACCTTCAGGGTTGTCGCGTGCAATGGAAGGACTGAGACTTATTAACGAGGTTGAATGTAAGATTGCTTGCAGTTCTTCCAAG GTCAAGTATGAACCAAACACAGCAGATCTTTTGTATAGAAGAAAGCAGAAGAAAGCAACACAGAATGCAACTGGGCCTGACACCGTTAATAAAACTTCTGGTAGCAGTGAAAtctcgagagagagaagaatatcGCGTTTTCACATCTTTCTTAACCGTAGACTTGTCGCCTTGCCTTAA
- the LOC104787163 gene encoding paired amphipathic helix protein Sin3-like 5 isoform X1, producing MKRVRDEVYVEARGPTLSSRGETNGRPLTIGGGGLTTGDALTYLKAVKDMFQDNKEKYETFLGVMKDFKAQRVDTNGVIGKVKDLFKGYDDLLLGFNTFLPKGFKITLQPEDESPKKPVDFQVAIEFVNKIKARFGGDDRAYKKFLDILNMYRKETKSLKEVYQEVTLLFQDHEDLLGEFVHFLPDFPGSASVNNPLFGRITVPHDRNSPFPAMHPKHLEKKIRLRSRHDEYTEHSDQREDGDENLVPYSAGNSLGRYLKVDDTEGIHDYENNGGLEKDPENDRTAAFGRDIGSQKNLLSTNHMAKAINELDLTDCAQCSPSYRRLPDDYPIQIPSYRNSLGEKVLNDHWVSVTSGSEDYSFKHMRKNQYEESLFRCEDDRFELDMLLESVAATIKRVEILLEKVNNNTISIVTPICIREHLSELNLRCIERLYGDFGLDLMDFLKKNSHVALPVILTRLKQKQEEWARCRSDFGKVWAEVYAKNHHKSLDHRSFYFKQQDSKNLSTKGLVAEIKDISERKHKEDLLRAIAVGTKPSFTPDVEYSYTDTQVHADLYQLIKYYCEEICATEQSDKVMTLWVTFLEPMFGVPSRSQTNETMKDVAMIEDNQEHHDACEAVRENTGDGSLATNLKPLVAPNTPKKENPKVQGSSFVQDSPVKTPEIIQQDKLHNGAAITNEDSQPSKLESPKHDLMMEGGENRTKVSDVSMGGQRVEREEGELSPTESFEQDNFEGYKENGLEPVQKLPDNEKSSEDREDKEGACGTEAEARSNALPEDDENKITQKLSEGDENASKTNVSASKFGAQVSSDEEQKVAMNCDQHDSVVESENEAGGMVNSNEGEDGSFLTFSERYLQPVKPLAKHVPGTLQASECDSRNDSRVFYGNDSFYVLFRLHQMLYERIQSAKIHSERKWKAPDSTSTDSYTRFMDALYNLLDGSSDNTKFEDECRAIIGAQSYVLFTLDKLVQKFVKHLHAVAADETDTKLLQLYAYENYRKPGRFFDIVYHENARALLHDQNIYRIKYSSEQTRLSIQLMNSGNDQPEVTAVTVEPGFANYLQNDFLSFVRDEEKPGLFLKRNKAKLSSPDEPSGLSRAMEGLRLINEVECKIACSSSKVKYEPNTADLLYRRKQKKATQNATGPDTVNKTSGSSEISRERRISRFHIFLNRRLVALP from the exons ATGAAGAGGGTTAGAGATGAGGTTTACGTTGAAGCACGAGGACCTACTCTTTCCTCTCGTGGAGAAAC AAATGGTAGGCCTTTAACGATTGGTGGTGGAGGGCTAACAACAGGTGATGCTTTGACATATCTCAAAGCTGTCAAGGACATGTTTCAAGACAATAAAGAGAAATATGAAACTTTCCTTGGAGTCATGAAGGACTTCAAAGCTCAGAG AGTTGACACTAATGGCGTCATAGGAAAAGTAAAAGATTTGTTCAAGGGCTATGACGACTTGCTTTTGGGTTTTAATACCTTCTTGCCAAAGGGGTTCAAAATAACTCTTCAGCCCGAGGATGAGAGTCCTAAGAAGCCAGTGGATTTCCAAGTAGCTATTGAATTTGTCAACAAGATTAAG GCGCGATTTGGGGGTGATGACCGTGCATATAAAAAATTCCTAGACATCTTGAACATGTATAGAAAGGAAACCAAGTCTCTCAAGGAGGTCTATCAAGAG GTTACTCTGTTATTCCAAGACCATGAAGATCTGCTTGGGGAGTTTGTTCATTTCTTACCGGATTTTCCAGGATCAGCTTCTGTTAATAACCCTCTTTTCGGAAGGATCACAGTACCGCATGATAGAAATTCTCCATTTCCTGCCATGCATCCAAAGCATCTTGAGAAg AAAATAAGATTACGGAGTAGGCATGATGAGTATACTGAACACTCTGATCAACGAGAAGATGGTGACGAGAACCTTGTGCCTTATTCTGCTGGTAATTCTCTGGGAA GATATCTGAAGGTAGATGACACCGAGGGGATTCATGATTATGAAAATAACGGGGGTCTTGAAAAAGATCCAGAAAATGATAGGACTGCAGCTTTTGGTAGAGACATCGGAAGTCAAAAAAATCTACTGTCTACCAATCATATGGCCAAGGCAATAAATGAACTGGACCTTACTGACTGCGCACAATGTTCACCAAGTTATCGTCGCCTGCCAGATGAT TATCCCATTCAAATTCCAAGCTACAGAAATTCACTTGGTGAAAAGGTACTTAATGATCATTGGGTATCTGTCACATCGGGGAGTGAGGATTACTCATTCAAACACATGCGCAAAAACCAGTATGAAGAAAGCTTGTTTCGATGTGAGGATGATAG GTTTGAGTTGGACATGTTATTAGAGTCTGTGGCTGCAACCATTAAGCGTGTGGAAATTCTTCTGGAAAAggtcaacaacaacacaatctCTATAGTGACACCAATTTGTATTAGAGAACACTTATCAG AGCTGAACCTAAGATGCATTGAGCGGTTGTACGGGGATTTTGGGCTTGATCTCATGGATTTTTTGAAGAAGAATTCTCATGTCGCCTTACCGGTGATACTAACTCGCTTGAAGCAGAAACAAGAAGAATGGGCTAGGTGTCGCTCTGATTTTGGGAAAGTATGGGCTGAAGTATATGCTAAGAACCATCACAAATCACTAGATCATCGTAGTTTCTATTTCAAGCAGCAGGACTCCAAAAATTTGAGCACAAAAG GTTTAGTGGCGGAAATTAAAGATATTAGTGAGAGAAAGCATAAAGAAGACCTGCTTCGTGCCATTGCTGTTGGAACTAAGCCCTCTTTCACCCCAGATGTGGAGTACAGTTATACTGATACACAAGTCCATGCTGACCTATATCAACTAATTAAGTATTACTGTGAAGAAATATGTGCTACTGAACAGTCGGATAAAGTCATGACGCTGTGGGTAACCTTTTTGGAGCCCATGTTTGGCGTTCCTTCTAGGTCTCAAACTAATGAGACAATGAAAGATGTTGCAATGATCGAAGACAACCAAGAGCACCATGATGCATGTGAGGCGGTGAGGGAAAACACCGGTGACGGTTCTCTAGCCACAAACCTTAAACCGTTAGTAGCTCCAAATACGCCTAAGAAAGAAAACCCAAAAGTACAAGGAAGCTCTTTTGTGCAAGATTCCCCAGTCAAGACACCAGAAATCATTCAGCAAGATAAACTGCATAATGGTGCAGCTATAACTAATGAG GATAGCCAGCCTTCCAAACTGGAGTCACCTAAACATGATTTGATGATGGAGGGTGGAGAGAATCGTACTAAGGTAAGTGATGTATCAATGGGAGGGCAGAGGGTTGAGCGAGAAGAGGGTGAATTATCTCCCACTGAAAGTTTCGAGCAAGACAATTTTGAGGGTTATAAAGAGAATGGTCTCGAGCCTGTGCAGAAACTGCCAGACAATGAAAAAAGTAGTGAAGACCGAGAAGACAAAGAGGGTGCATGTGGTACTGAAGCTGAAGCAAGGAGCAATGCCCTCcctgaagatgatgaaaacaaaattactcaGAAGTTATCAGAAGGGGATGAAAATGCCTCTAAAACTAATGTCTCAGCAAGCAAGTTTGGTGCCCAAG TTTCTTCCGATGAAGAGCAGAAAGTAGCTATGAACTGTGACCAGCATGATAGTGTGGTTGAGAGTGAAAATGAGGCTGGAGGGATGGTTAATTCCAACGAGGGTGAAGATGGGTCgtttttaacattttcagaACGGTATTTGCAACCCGTAAAGCCCCTTGCAAAGCATGTGCCTGGGACACTGCAAGCAAGCGAATGCGACTCCCGGAATGACTCTCGAGTTTTCTATGGGAATGACTCATTTTATGTGCTTTTTAGGCTTCATCAA ATGTTGTACGAGAGAATACAATCAGCAAAGATACATTCAGAGAGGAAATGGAAAGCTCCAGATAGCACATCTACTGATTCGTATACCAG GTTCATGGATGCCCTTTATAATTTACTTGACGGCTCTAGCGACAATACAAAGTTTGAAGATGAATGCCGTGCTATCATTGGAGCACAATCATATGTTCTCTTCACATTGGACAAGCTAGTTCAAAAGTTTGTTAAGCAT CTTCACGCAGTCGCAGCTGATGAGACAGACACTAAGCTTCTGCAACTATATGCATACGAGAACTACAGAAAACCAGGAAGATTCTTTGATATAGTGTACCATGAAAATGCTCGAGCCCTTCTCCATGATCAGAACATTTACAGGATCAAATAT TCATCTGAGCAAACCCGTCTCTCGATTCAACTTATGAACAGCGGGAATGATCAGCCTGAAGTTACAGCTGTAACAGTGGAACCAGGTTTTGCTAATTATCTGCAGAATGACTTTCTTTCGTTTGTCCGTGATGAAGAGAAACCTGGACTATTTCTGAAGAG GAACAAGGCGAAATTAAGCAGTCCGGATGAACCTTCAGGGTTGTCGCGTGCAATGGAAGGACTGAGACTTATTAACGAGGTTGAATGTAAGATTGCTTGCAGTTCTTCCAAG GTCAAGTATGAACCAAACACAGCAGATCTTTTGTATAGAAGAAAGCAGAAGAAAGCAACACAGAATGCAACTGGGCCTGACACCGTTAATAAAACTTCTGGTAGCAGTGAAAtctcgagagagagaagaatatcGCGTTTTCACATCTTTCTTAACCGTAGACTTGTCGCCTTGCCTTAA